A single Prevotella sp. E15-22 DNA region contains:
- a CDS encoding two-component regulator propeller domain-containing protein produces the protein MIMRKYLLLALLTATSFIGLQARHYPVVTIHSVKCIEHNDTSIYILMQKGVEVINKSTGKRTVYDLSTGYFEEQRDVYEITRPYGGIGLNALAIRPDTIWVGSNDGVLTSITDGRADTTVHYANLDENKVNDLIWPIGINSIVFDSNGTMVIGGDNCISVIYRSGEEQTLVFPSCDSGNEIWQMVVDHNDDIWISSIDAGSGNSLMRYHVGGDLEVVSHRNAPFSSKGVSGMTFDNDGNLWFGSTHHDTIDNGEIVVRAKLLKYDGHNYASYDVGTGWETPISVKCDSQGRIWFLPRARTDYSSLIGQCYSKGPLCCFDHGVITRYEWDVETGYCYCVDVDSDSVYIGTDNGVLVFSDGSFHWLNDTEAGVSEPTVNKSISSPTFDLQGRPIQGSPKHGVYIQNGKKVMR, from the coding sequence ATGATTATGAGAAAATATCTGTTACTTGCTCTTTTGACAGCTACTTCTTTTATTGGATTGCAGGCCAGGCATTATCCTGTCGTGACCATTCATTCAGTGAAATGCATTGAGCACAATGATACAAGCATCTACATCCTTATGCAGAAAGGTGTTGAGGTTATCAATAAATCAACAGGCAAAAGAACAGTCTATGATTTGTCGACTGGCTATTTTGAAGAGCAGCGTGATGTTTACGAAATCACGAGACCTTATGGAGGTATCGGTCTGAACGCCTTGGCAATAAGGCCAGACACCATCTGGGTGGGTAGCAATGATGGCGTATTGACCAGCATTACTGATGGCAGGGCTGACACTACTGTGCATTATGCAAACCTTGATGAAAACAAGGTGAATGATTTAATATGGCCAATAGGCATAAACAGTATTGTCTTTGATTCAAACGGAACCATGGTTATAGGCGGAGATAATTGTATTTCCGTTATCTACCGCTCAGGAGAGGAACAGACGTTGGTTTTTCCAAGTTGTGACTCTGGAAACGAAATATGGCAGATGGTGGTAGACCACAATGATGATATTTGGATATCTTCCATAGATGCTGGAAGTGGCAATAGTCTGATGAGATATCACGTAGGAGGTGACTTGGAGGTTGTTAGCCACAGAAACGCGCCCTTTAGTTCTAAGGGTGTCTCTGGCATGACCTTTGACAATGATGGGAATTTGTGGTTTGGCAGTACTCATCATGACACAATTGACAATGGGGAAATCGTAGTTAGAGCCAAATTGCTGAAATACGATGGTCATAACTATGCGAGTTATGATGTTGGTACAGGGTGGGAAACGCCCATATCCGTGAAATGTGATAGTCAAGGACGAATCTGGTTCTTGCCACGAGCTCGTACTGACTATAGTAGCCTGATTGGCCAGTGTTATTCCAAAGGTCCCCTTTGCTGTTTCGACCATGGTGTGATAACCCGCTATGAATGGGATGTGGAGACAGGATACTGCTATTGCGTGGATGTGGATAGCGACTCCGTCTATATTGGCACAGACAATGGTGTGTTGGTGTTCTCTGATGGCTCATTCCACTGGCTGAATGACACTGAAGCAGGCGTTTCAGAGCCAACCGTAAACAAGAGCATATCATCACCAACCTTCGACCTCCAGGGCCGCCCCATTCAAGGCTCGCCCAAGCATGGGGTGTATATCCAGAATGGGAAGAAGGTGATGAGGTGA
- a CDS encoding DUF4738 domain-containing protein has protein sequence MKRLFPLVLALGIMMLSACKEKKQTDDIITTKYVPKQLQAPIGMPADKQVQTVEWGDAAYQVSVSRVAADSLPMAKDEAGQKYKDNRITVSVTRQDGSSVLKRTFTKSAFTQYVDEVFRKNGILASIRFDEVDNGKLEFSVVIALPDAIDDVFIPLEMTVDRNGIINIREDDDMDMLDYVEDEDEGV, from the coding sequence ATGAAACGATTATTTCCTTTGGTCTTGGCCTTAGGCATCATGATGCTGAGCGCCTGTAAAGAGAAGAAGCAAACCGACGACATTATCACCACGAAATATGTGCCCAAACAGTTGCAAGCTCCCATTGGTATGCCTGCCGATAAACAAGTGCAGACGGTAGAATGGGGAGACGCTGCCTATCAGGTGTCTGTCAGTCGTGTGGCTGCCGACAGTCTGCCGATGGCGAAGGATGAGGCTGGCCAGAAGTATAAGGACAACCGCATCACTGTTTCCGTCACTCGTCAGGATGGCTCTTCAGTCCTCAAGCGCACGTTTACCAAGAGCGCCTTTACACAGTATGTTGACGAGGTGTTTCGCAAGAATGGCATCCTGGCTAGCATCCGTTTCGACGAGGTGGATAATGGCAAACTGGAGTTCTCTGTAGTCATCGCCCTGCCCGATGCTATCGACGATGTGTTTATTCCTTTGGAGATGACTGTCGACCGCAATGGTATTATCAACATCCGCGAGGATGATGATATGGATATGCTCGACTATGTGGAAGACGAGGACGAGGGTGTGTAA
- a CDS encoding PP2C family protein-serine/threonine phosphatase produces the protein MKDDIVYTLLKPYDNDKMEQRGDSLYEAGEISDLCRKFYHAFALCSKYHKFNTAVPIFQEILKDGSEDSLERLFQINAASELTMIQRYQGHIEKSMLTAIDALQRFTLEEAQTDQMALESYIRLGTFIGDGMVATGDYDEAEKQFQEFYQLSCDMQSSVLRQAEWYPRHFELFEIIIRAYTTSGEYERVLPWVKRCEDTAEAYYNSAEFKNMPHITTQYVEGYLAGAQICKAIAMENLGRPEEAAEAYSNYLKSDMAHTIIGRINRAFYLSANHRYREAAVMFQSLDKALAVYSPSISLDWIHEYYLPKFEANLHAGCRDSALVQATKICETLDSTLTNYMHDEGSKLGHIYASLKKEEKIIEQEERIILQRTWGLSIFLVLVIGFFITYTIRNRRHSRRLAEVKAVQERIENELRIARDIQMSMVPHVFPQHNGLDMHALMEPAKEVGGDLYGYVIIDNKLYFAVGDVSGKGIPASLFMAQVTRLFHTLADEALMPAEICTIMNKELSGEDNVNGMFVTMFVGRLDMQTGHLHFCNAGHNPPVIGCGTQDAHFLEMESNAPIGLWPDLEYIGEEIDTIKGQQLLVYTDGLNEAENPEQQQLGDDHMLSILRDNRFASTKQIIERLETEVKNHRQDAIPSDDLTMLCISLN, from the coding sequence ATGAAAGATGACATCGTCTATACCTTGTTAAAACCCTACGACAACGACAAGATGGAACAGCGTGGCGACAGTCTGTACGAGGCTGGCGAGATTTCCGACCTGTGCAGGAAGTTCTATCATGCCTTCGCTCTGTGCAGCAAGTATCACAAGTTCAACACAGCCGTTCCCATCTTCCAGGAAATACTAAAGGATGGTTCAGAAGACTCGCTGGAGCGTTTGTTCCAGATAAACGCAGCTTCCGAGCTGACCATGATCCAACGCTATCAGGGACATATTGAGAAGTCCATGCTCACAGCCATCGATGCCCTTCAGCGCTTCACGCTCGAAGAGGCACAGACCGACCAGATGGCACTTGAGAGCTACATTCGCCTGGGCACCTTTATTGGCGATGGCATGGTGGCCACAGGCGATTACGACGAGGCAGAAAAGCAATTCCAGGAGTTCTACCAGCTCTCGTGCGACATGCAGTCGAGCGTACTGCGCCAGGCAGAATGGTATCCACGCCATTTCGAGCTGTTCGAGATTATCATCCGTGCCTATACCACCAGCGGCGAGTACGAGCGTGTGCTGCCCTGGGTGAAGCGCTGCGAGGACACAGCCGAGGCCTATTATAATTCGGCCGAGTTCAAGAACATGCCACATATCACAACCCAGTATGTTGAAGGCTATCTGGCTGGCGCGCAAATCTGTAAGGCGATTGCCATGGAGAACCTGGGTCGCCCAGAAGAGGCAGCCGAGGCCTATAGCAACTACCTGAAGAGTGACATGGCCCACACCATCATCGGCCGCATCAACCGTGCGTTCTATCTGTCGGCCAACCATCGCTACAGAGAGGCCGCCGTGATGTTCCAGTCGCTGGACAAGGCCTTGGCCGTTTATAGTCCCAGCATCTCGCTCGACTGGATTCACGAGTACTATCTGCCAAAATTCGAGGCCAACCTCCACGCCGGCTGTCGCGACTCAGCCCTGGTGCAGGCCACCAAGATCTGCGAGACACTCGACTCCACCCTCACCAACTACATGCACGACGAGGGCAGTAAGCTGGGCCATATCTATGCCTCGCTGAAGAAAGAGGAAAAGATCATTGAGCAGGAGGAGCGCATCATCCTGCAGCGCACCTGGGGACTCTCCATCTTCCTCGTACTGGTCATTGGCTTCTTCATCACCTACACCATCCGCAACCGCCGTCACAGTCGCCGACTGGCCGAGGTAAAAGCCGTTCAGGAGCGTATCGAGAACGAGTTACGTATTGCCCGCGATATCCAGATGTCAATGGTGCCCCACGTGTTCCCACAGCACAACGGACTCGACATGCACGCTCTGATGGAGCCTGCCAAAGAGGTGGGTGGTGATCTTTACGGTTATGTCATCATCGACAACAAACTCTATTTTGCTGTTGGCGACGTGTCAGGCAAAGGCATTCCTGCCTCCCTGTTCATGGCGCAGGTCACCCGCCTGTTCCACACCCTGGCCGACGAGGCCCTAATGCCAGCCGAGATCTGTACCATCATGAACAAGGAACTATCAGGCGAGGACAACGTAAACGGCATGTTTGTCACCATGTTCGTAGGTCGACTCGACATGCAGACGGGTCATCTCCATTTCTGTAATGCAGGCCACAATCCCCCCGTCATTGGCTGTGGCACCCAGGATGCCCATTTCCTTGAGATGGAGTCGAACGCCCCCATCGGCCTGTGGCCCGACCTCGAGTATATCGGCGAGGAGATTGACACCATCAAGGGTCAGCAACTGCTGGTATATACCGATGGACTGAACGAGGCCGAGAACCCAGAGCAGCAGCAGTTGGGCGACGACCACATGCTCAGCATTCTGCGCGATAACCGCTTCGCATCTACAAAGCAGATTATTGAGCGACTGGAAACAGAGGTGAAAAATCATCGCCAGGATGCAATTCCCAGCGATGACCTTACCATGCTCTGTATCTCATTGAACTGA
- a CDS encoding DUF4890 domain-containing protein — protein MKKILLTIVAGMLMTANVMAQEANQNRPERRQMDPKEMVKQRTNETVEKYKLSEEQAAKLLELNTKYMGKIPMGPMASMRGQGRRSQGQMGQMPQRPQRPQNDTVQGRRPQMGQMGNREEMRKNMEAYSAELKTILTEEQYQAYTKDQQNRFQGQRGQRPRRDINNNN, from the coding sequence ATGAAAAAGATTCTTTTGACAATAGTTGCAGGCATGCTGATGACTGCCAACGTGATGGCCCAGGAGGCCAACCAGAACAGACCCGAGCGCAGACAGATGGATCCAAAGGAAATGGTGAAGCAGCGTACAAACGAGACTGTTGAGAAGTATAAACTGAGTGAAGAGCAGGCTGCAAAGTTGCTCGAACTGAATACAAAGTATATGGGTAAGATTCCCATGGGACCGATGGCTAGTATGCGCGGTCAGGGACGTCGCTCACAAGGTCAGATGGGACAGATGCCACAGCGTCCACAGCGCCCTCAGAACGATACAGTTCAGGGCCGTCGCCCGCAGATGGGTCAGATGGGCAATCGCGAGGAGATGCGTAAGAACATGGAGGCTTACAGCGCCGAGTTGAAGACCATCCTGACTGAGGAACAATATCAGGCCTATACGAAGGATCAGCAGAATCGCTTCCAGGGCCAAAGAGGACAAAGACCACGCAGAGACATCAACAATAATAATTGA
- a CDS encoding glycoside hydrolase family 97 protein — protein sequence MKKLLISMALLLPTAVVAREATVTSPNGKLVVTINDEGQQATYAVTLDGHQMLLPSALGFKANFGDFTQKLTITGTKTTHADRTYEMRQVKQSKMHYVAEQLTVDFENAKGQKMSAEFSVSNNDVAFRYLIPRQKNDNPKCAVIEKESTAFRLPDGTTTFITPQSSAMVGWERTKPSYEEGYSIDGAMTARSQYGQGYTFPCLFHAPQGWLLISETGVDSHYCGSHLSDYPYTIAYPMTGENNGNGTATAGIALPGQTPWRTITVGTSLKPIVETTVAYDVVEPLYEPSQQYGAGRYTWSWLIWQDNSINYDDQVKFIDLASAMGYEFCLVDNWWDQNIGRDRMAELSKYAQSKGVSLMLWYNSNGHENDAPQTPRNCLDNSIARDREMAWLKSIGVKGIKVDFFGGDKQETMKLYEDILFDANRYGIQCIFHGCTLPRGWERMYPNYVASEAVLASENVYFNEGAAIRQAFDLTLHPFCRNAVGTMDWGGVIMNKYLSPDNKSRHTRKTTDAFEIASAYIMQTAIQCVAMQPNNLQELPQHELDLLKDIPTTWDETRFIDGYPGRYVVLARRHGDKWYIAGLNAQKTPLTLMLNLSDYSLTKQFTDQADKKGRITGTAITPAKLKKGKANVTMQPNGGFLIY from the coding sequence ATGAAGAAACTATTGATTTCTATGGCCCTGCTGCTCCCAACGGCAGTTGTGGCTCGCGAGGCTACTGTCACCTCACCCAACGGAAAACTTGTTGTCACCATCAACGACGAAGGTCAGCAGGCCACCTATGCCGTCACCCTCGACGGCCATCAGATGCTGTTGCCATCGGCCCTGGGTTTCAAGGCCAACTTTGGCGACTTCACCCAGAAGCTCACCATTACAGGCACCAAGACCACCCATGCCGACCGTACTTACGAGATGCGCCAGGTGAAGCAGTCGAAGATGCACTACGTAGCCGAGCAGCTCACCGTCGACTTCGAGAACGCTAAAGGTCAGAAGATGTCGGCCGAGTTCTCAGTGAGCAACAACGACGTAGCCTTCCGCTACCTCATCCCCCGTCAGAAGAACGACAATCCCAAGTGCGCCGTCATCGAGAAAGAGAGCACAGCCTTCCGTCTGCCCGATGGCACCACCACGTTTATCACCCCCCAGAGCAGTGCCATGGTGGGATGGGAACGCACCAAGCCCAGCTACGAAGAAGGCTACAGCATCGACGGTGCCATGACGGCCCGCTCGCAGTATGGCCAAGGCTATACCTTCCCTTGTCTGTTCCATGCCCCCCAGGGCTGGCTACTCATCTCTGAGACGGGTGTCGACAGTCACTATTGCGGCTCGCACCTCAGCGATTATCCCTATACCATTGCCTATCCCATGACAGGCGAAAACAACGGCAACGGCACAGCCACCGCAGGCATCGCCCTGCCTGGCCAAACACCCTGGCGCACCATCACCGTGGGCACCTCGCTGAAACCCATTGTCGAAACCACCGTTGCCTATGATGTGGTGGAGCCCCTCTACGAGCCCTCACAGCAGTATGGTGCAGGTCGCTACACCTGGTCGTGGCTCATCTGGCAGGACAACTCCATCAACTACGACGACCAGGTGAAGTTCATCGACTTGGCATCGGCCATGGGCTATGAGTTCTGCCTGGTGGACAACTGGTGGGACCAGAACATCGGTCGCGACCGCATGGCCGAGCTCTCGAAGTACGCCCAGTCGAAAGGCGTGTCACTGATGCTGTGGTACAACTCCAACGGCCATGAGAACGACGCACCCCAGACACCTCGCAACTGCCTGGACAACAGTATTGCACGCGACCGCGAGATGGCCTGGCTGAAGAGCATTGGCGTGAAGGGCATCAAGGTCGACTTCTTCGGCGGCGACAAGCAAGAGACCATGAAACTCTACGAGGATATCCTCTTCGATGCCAACCGTTATGGCATCCAGTGCATCTTCCACGGCTGCACCCTGCCTCGCGGCTGGGAGCGCATGTATCCCAACTATGTGGCCAGCGAGGCCGTCCTCGCCAGCGAGAATGTCTATTTCAACGAGGGCGCAGCCATCCGTCAGGCCTTCGACCTCACCCTGCATCCCTTCTGCCGCAATGCTGTGGGCACCATGGACTGGGGTGGCGTCATCATGAACAAATACCTGTCACCAGACAATAAGAGTCGCCACACGCGCAAGACCACTGATGCCTTCGAGATTGCCTCGGCTTATATCATGCAGACCGCCATCCAGTGTGTGGCCATGCAGCCCAACAACCTGCAGGAGTTGCCCCAGCACGAGCTCGACCTGCTGAAGGATATCCCCACCACCTGGGACGAGACACGCTTCATCGACGGCTATCCTGGTCGCTATGTGGTGCTGGCCCGTCGTCATGGCGACAAGTGGTATATTGCTGGTCTGAATGCCCAGAAGACGCCACTGACGCTGATGCTTAACCTCTCTGACTACAGTCTCACCAAGCAGTTCACTGATCAGGCAGACAAGAAGGGTCGCATCACTGGCACCGCTATTACCCCTGCAAAACTCAAAAAAGGTAAAGCAAACGTCACCATGCAGCCCAATGGCGGCTTCCTGATTTACTAA
- a CDS encoding glycoside hydrolase, whose amino-acid sequence MKRLLLSSILGLAMATTAQAATVTVTVKDTRYQTVTGFGAACCDGAMCPFGTDTNPVKLLYGPTSKIGLNIMRMEISPNFVGDVVVPEWNNYDTPYDWKGSLPSAKIVKQRGGIVFGTPWSPPGEYKTNGSAQGGNADDQGNIRAELREDCYGKFFPWLNTFLAYMKKNGVNVDAVSIQNEPDWWVNYSGCLYTPEQQLKLVKENAHMLDRETYPGVRLISAEPLGFDPKYSNKLLNDTTARKYIDIIAGHLYGHPPLGNMRSANTAASKYGKEVWMTEHSVSDNIQNRLPTWHEQLLFAEELNECMLSGCTGYIYWYMRAHWAFVSTGEAKYGAENKVKNRLLPRAFVMSHFSKYVTGSTRLATTPTMNPNTQEAPKEYSAYVKDDTTLIVMAIDTTKTAYDMKLKLPFYVKSGKHILSTGNETDSLCQERPITIDMPTKELVVKMPARSLNTYIFTIDPGAAAINEVAEKQEKKATVVAYYDLHGRRLDSPRGLCVERMSDGSSKVVYMKD is encoded by the coding sequence ATGAAACGATTACTACTTTCATCCATCCTTGGATTGGCAATGGCAACGACTGCTCAGGCAGCTACGGTTACCGTTACAGTGAAAGATACGCGCTATCAGACCGTCACAGGTTTTGGCGCAGCCTGCTGTGATGGCGCTATGTGTCCCTTCGGCACAGACACAAACCCAGTGAAACTGCTCTATGGTCCTACGTCGAAGATTGGACTGAACATTATGCGTATGGAGATTTCGCCCAACTTCGTTGGCGATGTGGTGGTGCCTGAATGGAACAACTACGATACACCCTACGACTGGAAGGGCTCGCTGCCCTCGGCCAAGATTGTGAAGCAGCGTGGCGGCATCGTGTTTGGCACACCATGGTCGCCTCCAGGAGAATACAAAACGAACGGATCGGCGCAGGGTGGCAACGCTGACGATCAGGGTAATATTCGCGCTGAGTTACGCGAGGACTGCTATGGCAAGTTCTTCCCTTGGCTCAACACCTTCCTGGCCTATATGAAGAAGAATGGTGTGAATGTGGATGCTGTGTCGATTCAGAACGAGCCTGACTGGTGGGTGAACTACTCTGGATGTCTGTATACACCTGAGCAGCAGTTGAAGCTGGTGAAAGAGAATGCCCACATGCTGGATCGTGAGACCTATCCTGGCGTGCGACTGATCAGTGCCGAGCCCTTGGGTTTCGACCCCAAATACAGTAATAAACTGCTCAACGATACCACTGCCCGTAAGTATATCGACATCATTGCGGGCCACCTCTATGGACATCCACCCTTGGGCAATATGAGGAGTGCCAACACTGCGGCATCGAAATATGGCAAGGAGGTGTGGATGACGGAGCACTCTGTGTCGGACAATATCCAGAACCGACTGCCCACATGGCATGAGCAACTGCTCTTTGCTGAGGAGCTTAACGAGTGTATGCTCTCTGGCTGCACAGGTTATATCTATTGGTATATGCGTGCCCACTGGGCTTTCGTGAGTACTGGCGAGGCGAAGTATGGCGCTGAGAACAAGGTGAAGAACAGGCTGTTGCCGCGTGCCTTCGTAATGTCGCACTTCTCGAAGTATGTCACAGGCTCTACGCGTCTGGCCACTACACCCACGATGAATCCTAACACGCAGGAGGCTCCCAAGGAGTATTCTGCCTATGTCAAGGACGACACCACGCTGATTGTGATGGCTATTGACACCACCAAGACGGCCTACGACATGAAGTTGAAGTTGCCTTTCTACGTGAAGAGTGGTAAGCATATCCTGTCGACAGGCAACGAGACTGACAGTCTTTGTCAGGAGCGCCCCATAACCATTGATATGCCTACGAAGGAACTGGTGGTGAAGATGCCTGCGCGCAGTCTGAATACTTATATCTTTACCATCGACCCAGGTGCCGCAGCCATCAACGAAGTGGCCGAGAAGCAAGAAAAAAAGGCCACCGTAGTGGCCTATTACGACTTGCATGGACGTCGCTTGGATTCGCCTCGTGGACTCTGTGTGGAACGTATGTCTGACGGCTCCTCCAAGGTTGTCTACATGAAAGACTGA
- a CDS encoding glucose-6-phosphate isomerase, translating into MKNITLDMTKASCFLAEGAVAAFEPKVKAAQEALENGTCPGNDFLGWLHLPSSITPEFLAEIQACADTLRQNCEVVVVAGIGGSYLGARAVIEALSNSFAWLIQDKKNPTIMFAGNNIGEDYLFEMTEYLKDKKFGVINISKSGTTTETALTFRLLKKQCEAQRGKEEAKKVIVAVTDAKKGAARTCADKEGYKSFIIPDNVGGRFSVLTPVGLLPIACAGFDVKQLVAGAQDMEKACGKDVPFAENLAAQYAAVRNGLYQSGKKIEIMVNYQPKLHFFSEWWKQLYGESEGKDGKGIFPASVDFTTDLHSMGQWIQEGERTIFETVISIEEPEKKLLFPNDEENLDGLNFLAGKRVDEVNKMAELGTRLAHVDGGVPNMRISVPKLNEYYIGQLIYFFEIACGISGNLLEVNPFNQPGVEAYKKNMFALLEKPGYEAESKAIKERLAKEK; encoded by the coding sequence ATGAAGAATATCACTCTTGACATGACTAAAGCCTCCTGCTTTTTGGCAGAAGGTGCAGTGGCTGCTTTCGAGCCCAAGGTAAAGGCAGCACAGGAAGCCCTTGAGAACGGCACCTGCCCTGGCAACGATTTCCTGGGATGGCTCCACCTCCCCTCATCAATCACTCCCGAATTTCTGGCTGAGATTCAGGCTTGTGCCGACACGCTGCGCCAGAACTGCGAGGTTGTGGTAGTTGCAGGTATCGGTGGTTCTTATCTGGGCGCTCGCGCCGTGATTGAAGCCCTGAGCAACTCGTTTGCATGGCTCATTCAGGATAAGAAGAACCCCACCATCATGTTTGCTGGTAACAACATCGGCGAGGACTACCTGTTCGAGATGACAGAATACCTGAAAGACAAGAAGTTTGGCGTTATCAATATTTCCAAGTCTGGTACCACCACCGAGACTGCCCTGACCTTCCGTCTGTTGAAGAAGCAGTGCGAGGCTCAGCGCGGCAAGGAGGAGGCTAAAAAGGTGATCGTAGCCGTTACAGACGCTAAGAAGGGTGCTGCCCGCACCTGCGCCGACAAGGAAGGTTACAAGAGCTTTATCATCCCCGATAACGTAGGTGGCCGTTTCTCTGTACTCACTCCCGTTGGTCTGCTGCCCATAGCCTGCGCTGGCTTCGACGTGAAGCAGCTGGTGGCTGGTGCACAGGACATGGAGAAGGCTTGCGGCAAGGATGTTCCCTTCGCCGAGAACCTCGCAGCACAGTATGCAGCCGTTCGCAACGGTCTTTATCAGAGCGGCAAGAAGATCGAGATCATGGTGAACTATCAGCCCAAGCTCCACTTCTTCTCTGAGTGGTGGAAGCAGCTCTATGGCGAGAGCGAGGGTAAGGATGGCAAGGGTATCTTCCCTGCCTCTGTTGACTTCACCACCGACCTGCACTCTATGGGTCAGTGGATTCAGGAGGGCGAGCGCACTATCTTCGAGACAGTGATCAGCATTGAGGAGCCCGAGAAGAAGCTGCTGTTCCCCAACGACGAGGAGAACCTGGACGGTCTGAACTTCCTCGCTGGCAAGCGCGTGGACGAGGTGAACAAGATGGCTGAGCTGGGCACCCGTCTGGCTCACGTGGATGGTGGTGTGCCCAACATGCGCATCAGCGTTCCCAAGCTCAACGAGTACTACATCGGTCAGCTCATCTACTTCTTCGAGATCGCTTGTGGCATCAGTGGCAACCTGCTCGAGGTGAACCCCTTCAACCAGCCTGGTGTAGAGGCTTACAAAAAGAACATGTTTGCCCTGCTCGAGAAGCCCGGCTACGAGGCTGAATCAAAGGCCATCAAGGAGCGTCTGGCTAAAGAGAAGTAA
- a CDS encoding HAD family phosphatase, with protein sequence MKQTIKQYLEEHGFEALCPKAVLFDMDGVLYNSMPNHAIAWQRSMEKFGIHMTEADAYATEGARGVDTIRMMVKKQQGRDIDEAEAQLMYDEKTRQFHALPETHIMPGIPELMKQINADGLTIGVVTGSGQRPLINRLLKDFGDYLDESHIVTAYDVKHGKPNPDPYLMGLQKAGNLNPWEAFVVENAPLGVKAGVSARIFTLAVNTGPLANEVLESQGANIVFPTMIMLSNKWRELMASLS encoded by the coding sequence ATGAAGCAAACAATTAAGCAATACTTAGAGGAACACGGCTTTGAGGCACTTTGCCCCAAAGCCGTGCTTTTCGATATGGACGGTGTGCTCTACAACTCGATGCCCAACCACGCCATTGCGTGGCAGCGTTCGATGGAGAAGTTTGGCATACACATGACAGAGGCCGACGCCTATGCCACTGAGGGTGCGCGTGGTGTCGACACCATCCGCATGATGGTGAAGAAGCAGCAGGGGCGCGACATTGACGAGGCCGAGGCGCAGCTGATGTACGACGAGAAAACACGCCAGTTTCACGCTCTGCCAGAAACACACATCATGCCTGGCATCCCAGAGCTGATGAAACAGATAAACGCTGACGGACTGACCATCGGCGTGGTAACGGGTAGCGGACAGCGTCCACTCATCAATCGCTTGCTTAAGGATTTTGGCGACTATCTCGACGAAAGTCACATCGTAACAGCCTACGACGTGAAGCACGGCAAACCCAACCCAGACCCTTATCTGATGGGACTGCAAAAGGCAGGCAACCTGAATCCGTGGGAGGCGTTTGTCGTCGAGAATGCCCCATTGGGCGTGAAGGCTGGCGTGTCGGCACGCATCTTCACACTCGCCGTCAACACAGGTCCGTTGGCCAACGAAGTATTGGAAAGTCAGGGGGCCAACATTGTATTTCCCACGATGATTATGCTCAGCAACAAATGGCGCGAGCTGATGGCATCGCTATCATGA
- the tsaA gene encoding tRNA (N6-threonylcarbamoyladenosine(37)-N6)-methyltransferase TrmO gives MNIKPIAYFHSPLTSKFGLPRQSGLADDLVGRIVLEPEYRREEAVRGLEQFDYLWLIWEFSGNPHEQQGLTVRPPRLGGNERVGVFASRSPFRPNRLGLSCVYINKVEMTEKEGPVIFVKGADLMDGTPIYDIKPYVTYADSHPEARSGFVDQTTWEPLKVVLPQEMAACFSDEEQRGLRQVLAQDPRPRYHDDAERVYGMPFAGKDVRFRVENGVLTVVEINQ, from the coding sequence ATGAATATCAAACCCATAGCATACTTCCACTCGCCCCTGACGTCGAAGTTTGGCCTGCCTCGCCAAAGCGGACTGGCCGACGACTTGGTGGGTCGTATTGTGCTGGAGCCTGAATACAGGCGTGAGGAGGCCGTGCGTGGACTGGAGCAGTTTGACTATCTGTGGCTGATATGGGAATTTAGTGGTAATCCCCACGAACAGCAGGGACTCACCGTGCGTCCGCCTCGTCTGGGGGGCAACGAAAGGGTGGGGGTGTTTGCCTCGCGCTCGCCTTTCCGCCCTAACCGTCTGGGCCTCTCGTGCGTATATATAAATAAGGTGGAGATGACGGAAAAGGAAGGCCCCGTGATTTTTGTGAAGGGTGCCGACCTGATGGACGGAACGCCTATCTACGACATTAAGCCTTATGTGACCTATGCCGACAGTCACCCTGAGGCGCGCAGTGGTTTTGTGGACCAGACCACATGGGAACCGCTGAAGGTGGTATTGCCACAGGAGATGGCTGCTTGTTTTTCTGACGAGGAACAAAGGGGACTGCGACAGGTGCTGGCGCAAGATCCTCGTCCACGCTATCATGATGATGCCGAGCGTGTGTATGGTATGCCCTTCGCTGGCAAAGATGTTCGTTTTCGAGTGGAAAACGGCGTGCTGACAGTGGTGGAGATAAATCAGTAA